In the Candidatus Electrothrix rattekaaiensis genome, one interval contains:
- a CDS encoding DUF6290 family protein produces the protein MSTLSLRLPNSIHRHIKQIASSEGVSINQFISSAVSEKISAITTEDYLKQRAKKADRAAFRSILDKVPERTPLPGDEITPEKQ, from the coding sequence ATGAGCACACTCAGTTTACGACTTCCCAACTCTATTCATCGCCACATCAAACAAATAGCTTCCAGTGAAGGTGTGTCGATCAATCAGTTCATCTCTTCTGCCGTGTCTGAAAAAATTTCCGCCATCACAACAGAAGATTATCTGAAACAACGGGCGAAGAAGGCGGACAGAGCAGCATTCAGGAGCATACTGGACAAGGTTCCTGAGCGGACACCACTACCGGGAGATGAAATCACGCCGGAGAAGCAGTAG
- a CDS encoding putative toxin-antitoxin system toxin component, PIN family: protein MKRIIMDTNVLFSGLYSSSGASHQLLQRIDAGEITPVISTTLLFEYEDVLKRKQKELGISDNEVDVILDNICALSEFQKIYFLWRPYLKDPKDDHVLEVAVASKTQIIVTHNMKDFKGVDKFGITALRPGKILEAIQ from the coding sequence ATGAAAAGAATTATTATGGACACCAATGTACTTTTTTCAGGATTATATTCCTCATCAGGAGCATCGCATCAACTTTTGCAACGCATTGATGCCGGAGAAATAACGCCGGTTATATCAACAACATTGCTTTTTGAGTACGAAGACGTTCTGAAACGAAAACAAAAGGAATTGGGCATATCTGACAATGAGGTTGACGTAATCCTCGACAACATATGTGCCCTCAGCGAATTTCAAAAAATTTATTTTTTGTGGCGGCCATATCTGAAAGATCCGAAGGATGATCATGTCCTCGAGGTGGCTGTCGCGTCAAAAACACAAATAATCGTCACCCATAATATGAAAGATTTTAAAGGGGTTGATAAATTCGGCATAACGGCCCTGCGCCCTGGAAAAATATTGGAGGCAATACAATGA
- a CDS encoding adenylate cyclase: protein MQENRFEKHPIFLNLKNPALEEEFKRFHYTETRALLRIAFHFGGITLAGDTILTYFLVPQYVRATLYLFSFFLPFYFLGLYVAGKGEYTGYDQWIASISIFVIATLLMLWTPLISDKYSAVYILLQEFGCLFACFYVGRLRFVFAVMSSFVCMGVYQGYLLVAVTDRGHFFVLSYAAWLLEAIACYGGFIQEGMSRTVFTQQKIISQQRENLNREYQRSENLLHNILPHSIAERLKDEQTVIADHFDSITVLFADIVDFTVLSERLSPTELVNLLNRIFSIFDDLAGQYRLEKIKTIGDAYMVAGGIPDPQSNHLEAIADFALEMQQRLAQFNLEYDEDFEIRVGMHTGPAVAGVIGVKKFVYDIWGDTVNTASRMESNGIVGEIQVSENTYIPLRDKYIFKERGLVDIKGKGKMRTYLLQGKNT from the coding sequence ATGCAAGAAAACCGTTTTGAAAAACACCCCATTTTTCTTAATTTAAAAAACCCGGCGTTGGAGGAAGAATTTAAACGTTTTCATTATACTGAAACGCGTGCATTACTTCGTATAGCCTTCCATTTTGGCGGAATTACATTAGCTGGTGATACCATATTAACATATTTTCTTGTTCCTCAATATGTTCGGGCGACATTATATTTATTCAGCTTCTTTTTGCCCTTCTATTTTTTGGGCCTTTATGTAGCCGGTAAGGGGGAATATACAGGATATGATCAGTGGATAGCCTCAATATCCATTTTTGTTATTGCAACGTTGTTGATGCTTTGGACTCCGTTAATTTCAGATAAATATTCAGCCGTTTATATTCTTCTTCAAGAGTTTGGTTGTCTGTTCGCCTGTTTTTATGTAGGGCGCCTTCGTTTCGTTTTTGCGGTTATGTCGTCATTTGTGTGTATGGGAGTATATCAAGGATATCTACTTGTTGCCGTTACCGATAGAGGGCATTTTTTTGTTTTGTCCTATGCAGCTTGGCTGCTTGAAGCTATAGCCTGCTATGGAGGATTTATTCAAGAAGGGATGAGTCGCACTGTGTTTACGCAGCAAAAGATTATTAGTCAGCAGCGCGAAAACTTGAATAGAGAGTATCAACGTTCAGAAAACCTGCTTCATAACATTCTTCCTCATTCTATTGCTGAGCGTCTCAAAGATGAACAAACCGTCATTGCTGATCATTTTGATTCCATTACTGTTTTATTTGCTGATATTGTCGATTTTACCGTGCTGTCGGAAAGATTATCGCCCACAGAATTGGTCAATCTTCTTAACCGTATTTTTTCGATTTTTGATGACTTGGCAGGACAGTACCGATTGGAGAAAATTAAAACAATCGGAGATGCTTATATGGTTGCCGGAGGTATCCCCGATCCTCAAAGTAATCATTTGGAAGCTATAGCAGACTTTGCTTTGGAAATGCAGCAGCGGTTAGCTCAATTTAATTTAGAATATGATGAGGATTTTGAGATCAGAGTAGGGATGCATACCGGCCCGGCAGTTGCCGGGGTTATTGGAGTGAAAAAGTTTGTTTATGATATTTGGGGAGATACTGTGAATACAGCAAGCAGGATGGAATCAAATGGCATAGTTGGCGAAATTCAGGTTTCTGAAAATACGTATATCCCTTTGCGGGATAAATATATTTTCAAGGAGCGAGGATTAGTTGACATAAAAGGAAAAGGAAAAATGAGAACCTATTTACTTCAAGGGAAAAATACTTGA
- a CDS encoding Uma2 family endonuclease: MPLPQQQPQQQISEQEYLDGELLSEVKHEFIDGAVYAMAGASADHGRIAGNLFAAFLRHFQKRRSPCEPFQADMKVKTGKKFFYPDVLISCEQEENDYYRNAPLLIVEVVSQSTRKKDNTIKRQSYQTLPSLEEFVLIEQDFVDIEVCRRSKHWWPEHYYLGDAVHFASIDLILPVEDIYARVMNDDMQAYRKGD, translated from the coding sequence ATGCCATTGCCTCAGCAACAACCGCAACAGCAGATCAGCGAACAGGAATACCTGGACGGTGAACTCCTCAGCGAAGTAAAGCACGAATTCATTGACGGCGCTGTCTACGCAATGGCAGGGGCCAGTGCAGATCATGGCAGAATAGCAGGCAACCTTTTTGCCGCCTTCCTCCGCCATTTTCAGAAGCGGAGGTCACCATGTGAGCCTTTCCAGGCTGATATGAAGGTGAAAACCGGGAAAAAGTTTTTTTATCCCGATGTGCTTATCTCCTGTGAGCAGGAAGAAAATGACTATTACCGCAATGCCCCTTTGCTCATTGTCGAGGTGGTCTCGCAGTCCACCCGTAAAAAAGACAACACCATAAAACGACAGTCCTACCAGACTCTTCCCAGCCTGGAAGAATTCGTTTTGATTGAGCAGGATTTTGTCGATATTGAGGTCTGTCGGAGGAGCAAGCACTGGTGGCCTGAGCATTATTATCTCGGCGATGCAGTGCATTTTGCCTCTATTGATCTGATCCTGCCTGTGGAGGACATTTACGCCCGAGTCATGAATGATGATATGCAGGCTTACAGGAAAGGTGATTAG